The following coding sequences lie in one Terriglobia bacterium genomic window:
- a CDS encoding molybdopterin-dependent oxidoreductase: protein MSFTFDRRNFLRFAAGGAVGVAASGVSLKGISTLNAALDSELVRVPSGPESWATGVCNMCPGGCGLRVRLIGNRAVKIQGNPLHPVNRGGLCPKGLAGLQELYHPDRLRKALRNTGTRDNPRWKEISSDEALGLLTERLRKLRDSGEARSLVVVDRQRSGLLPRLQSRFMSAYGSPNYVTMPSGIDTLQAAVHAQQGISAPVAYDFANSRYVLSFGVNLLEGWGAPVAMMRAFSRWRDVTSGRRAKFVQIEPRLSMTAARADEWVPIRPGTEATLALGMAYVLISEGLYDADFVREHTFGFEDWRDAEGNSHTGFKSLVKSEYRLNDAATATGVPADTILRLAREAAQNRPVLAIGDRHNSSLSGNVYAAMAVHSLNGLLGSIDVPGGVLVQQQLPGQALVSNAKDPLLPSAQTHVANAGELPQAIVSKRPYPVQMLLLNQVNPVFALPNGTAFRSAMKDVPFIVSFSSFLDDTAVLADLVIPAPTGLESWQDGGTPPTVANAMVSISPPAVRPRQDVRHPGDVMLKVAGSLGGSVAAALPFAGYEEFLRSEVNGLYAAQAGAVFGSTLEDSWNRLMERSGWWAPSYSNADELWQQIKKQGGWWEPAYSHGEWSRVLRTKSGRFEFYSQVLADTAKQRRSTAKIEDRECLPHQPTIPEATTNFPLLLMPVEQLPLAGGEGAHLPYLQQIAGVHVFANWDSWLEIHPETARTFGIGDGDSVWIESGRGRVQARARFYEGARPGVVHLPLGYGHKSGGEWACRGVNPLEIVEGQPDQVTGLPSAHWTYVKVYRA, encoded by the coding sequence ATGAGCTTCACTTTCGATCGCCGGAATTTCTTGCGATTCGCAGCCGGCGGCGCGGTTGGCGTGGCGGCGTCAGGCGTGAGCCTGAAAGGCATCAGCACGCTCAATGCCGCGCTTGACAGCGAGCTGGTGAGGGTTCCTTCAGGTCCGGAATCATGGGCGACCGGAGTTTGCAACATGTGTCCCGGGGGATGCGGCCTGCGCGTGCGCTTGATCGGAAATCGCGCGGTCAAAATCCAGGGAAACCCGCTTCACCCCGTGAATCGCGGCGGGCTGTGCCCGAAGGGGCTGGCCGGATTGCAGGAGCTGTATCACCCGGACCGGTTGCGAAAAGCACTCCGCAACACCGGCACGCGTGACAACCCGCGTTGGAAAGAAATCTCGTCGGACGAAGCGCTGGGTCTGTTGACGGAGCGCCTGCGCAAACTGCGTGATTCGGGCGAGGCGCGGTCTCTCGTTGTGGTTGATCGCCAAAGAAGCGGCTTGCTGCCGCGCCTGCAGTCCCGGTTCATGTCGGCCTACGGGTCGCCGAACTACGTCACGATGCCCAGCGGAATCGATACGCTCCAAGCGGCGGTTCACGCACAACAGGGCATCAGCGCACCCGTGGCGTACGACTTCGCGAATTCACGCTATGTGTTGAGTTTCGGCGTCAACCTGCTGGAAGGCTGGGGCGCGCCGGTGGCGATGATGCGCGCGTTTTCGCGGTGGCGCGATGTCACTTCAGGCCGAAGGGCAAAGTTCGTGCAAATCGAGCCGCGGTTGTCCATGACCGCAGCTCGCGCCGATGAATGGGTGCCGATCCGCCCTGGAACCGAAGCCACGCTTGCCCTGGGAATGGCCTACGTGCTGATTTCCGAGGGACTGTACGACGCCGACTTCGTTCGCGAGCACACCTTTGGATTCGAAGACTGGCGGGACGCCGAAGGCAACTCCCACACCGGCTTCAAGTCGCTGGTGAAATCCGAGTATCGGCTGAACGATGCGGCCACGGCGACCGGCGTTCCGGCCGATACCATCCTGCGGCTGGCTCGCGAAGCTGCGCAAAACCGTCCTGTTCTCGCCATCGGCGACCGGCACAACAGCTCGCTGTCGGGCAACGTGTACGCGGCCATGGCGGTGCACTCCCTCAACGGGCTGCTGGGAAGCATTGACGTTCCCGGTGGAGTGCTGGTCCAGCAGCAGCTACCGGGACAGGCTCTCGTCTCGAATGCTAAGGACCCGCTCCTGCCCTCGGCACAAACACACGTAGCAAACGCTGGCGAATTGCCGCAGGCCATCGTGTCGAAGCGGCCGTATCCGGTGCAGATGCTGTTGCTGAACCAGGTTAACCCGGTATTCGCACTTCCCAACGGCACTGCTTTCCGGAGTGCGATGAAGGATGTCCCTTTCATCGTCAGCTTCAGTTCCTTCCTCGACGACACCGCCGTGCTCGCCGATCTGGTGATCCCGGCGCCGACGGGACTGGAATCGTGGCAGGACGGCGGAACGCCGCCTACTGTGGCCAACGCCATGGTCTCAATCTCGCCGCCGGCGGTTCGCCCGCGCCAAGATGTCCGTCACCCCGGTGACGTGATGCTCAAGGTCGCGGGTTCCCTGGGAGGTTCGGTCGCGGCGGCGCTGCCGTTTGCAGGGTACGAAGAGTTTCTACGCAGCGAAGTAAACGGTCTGTATGCCGCACAGGCCGGCGCCGTGTTCGGCTCGACACTTGAAGACAGTTGGAACCGGCTGATGGAGCGTTCGGGGTGGTGGGCACCGAGTTATTCGAATGCAGATGAGCTGTGGCAGCAAATCAAGAAACAGGGCGGGTGGTGGGAGCCGGCGTATTCGCATGGCGAGTGGAGCCGCGTGTTGCGCACCAAGTCCGGGCGCTTCGAGTTCTATTCGCAGGTGCTGGCCGACACGGCAAAGCAGCGGCGGAGCACGGCAAAGATCGAGGATCGGGAATGCCTGCCGCACCAGCCCACGATTCCGGAAGCGACCACCAACTTCCCCTTGTTGTTGATGCCGGTCGAGCAACTTCCACTGGCCGGCGGCGAGGGGGCACACCTGCCGTACTTGCAGCAGATCGCCGGCGTGCACGTATTCGCGAACTGGGATAGCTGGCTGGAAATTCACCCGGAGACGGCGCGCACGTTCGGCATTGGCGATGGCGATTCGGTTTGGATTGAATCAGGCCGTGGACGCGTGCAGGCGCGCGCTCGTTTTTATGAAGGCGCGCGGCCCGGAGTGGTGCACTTGCCGCTCGGTTATGGCCATAAGTCAGGGGGCGAATGGGCGTGCCGGGGCGTCAATCCGCTGGAGATCGTAGAGGGGCAGCCGGACCAGGTTACTGGCCTGCCATCGGCCCATTGGACATACGTTAAGGTCTATCGCGCATAA
- a CDS encoding c-type cytochrome translates to MIAIVKGRSSCVFLLAAVAAVAVACVLVVVPLRAQGGGGNFIPGDPKAGMRSFFDKGCARCHSALGEGGHSAPDLARAPAGHLSSAELLAAMWNHAPAMWEKMRIEGVAPPKFAESDMANLFAFLYSVRSLDEPGDADRGRRLMQEKKCLECHGVGAEGRRQAPDLLKWAVYRNPVSWIQAMWNHAPAMQSAMAARGVKWPVFDGNDVPDMIAYIRQSAPSAAKPTYLHPADPEAGRKIFREKGCAVCHAVGGSHGAPDLRSRALPRTLGQFAADMWNHAPAMRASMQARNIARPQFTNKEMADLIAYLFAERYFEPAGSAVRGARLFESKGCASCHRSGGAGPDLAGTSVSPIHIATSLWNHGPVMFQSMQQQQIAWPRFQPGEVVDLIEFLGSKPARGHNSGGRQ, encoded by the coding sequence ATGATTGCCATCGTTAAAGGCCGATCGTCGTGTGTGTTCCTGCTTGCCGCCGTGGCGGCGGTGGCCGTTGCCTGCGTCCTGGTTGTTGTTCCGTTGAGGGCGCAGGGCGGAGGCGGAAATTTCATTCCGGGCGATCCGAAGGCGGGCATGCGCAGCTTTTTCGATAAGGGCTGCGCGCGCTGCCACTCGGCGCTGGGCGAGGGAGGCCACAGCGCTCCTGACCTGGCGCGCGCTCCGGCGGGACATCTCAGCTCCGCCGAACTGCTGGCCGCGATGTGGAACCATGCGCCGGCAATGTGGGAGAAGATGCGGATCGAGGGCGTGGCTCCGCCGAAGTTCGCCGAAAGCGACATGGCGAACCTCTTCGCATTTCTTTATTCCGTGCGATCGCTTGACGAGCCCGGCGACGCTGATCGTGGCCGCCGCCTGATGCAGGAAAAGAAATGTCTCGAGTGTCACGGCGTGGGGGCGGAGGGGAGACGTCAAGCGCCAGATCTGCTGAAGTGGGCTGTGTATCGCAACCCGGTAAGCTGGATCCAGGCGATGTGGAATCATGCGCCGGCCATGCAGTCCGCCATGGCGGCGCGCGGTGTGAAGTGGCCGGTCTTTGATGGCAACGATGTTCCCGACATGATCGCGTATATTCGGCAATCGGCTCCCAGCGCAGCGAAGCCAACCTACCTCCACCCGGCGGATCCCGAGGCCGGACGCAAAATCTTTCGCGAGAAGGGGTGTGCCGTCTGTCACGCTGTGGGCGGCAGCCACGGGGCGCCCGATCTTCGTTCCCGCGCACTGCCCCGCACGCTGGGCCAGTTCGCCGCGGACATGTGGAATCACGCGCCGGCGATGCGGGCCAGCATGCAGGCACGGAACATCGCTCGGCCACAGTTCACCAACAAAGAAATGGCGGACCTGATCGCGTATCTGTTTGCCGAGCGATATTTCGAGCCGGCCGGTAGCGCGGTGCGGGGCGCCAGATTGTTTGAGTCGAAAGGCTGTGCATCGTGCCATCGCAGCGGCGGCGCGGGGCCTGACCTCGCCGGCACCTCGGTTTCACCGATCCACATCGCGACATCCCTGTGGAACCACGGCCCGGTGATGTTTCAGAGCATGCAACAGCAGCAGATCGCGTGGCCGAGATTTCAGCCGGGCGAGGTGGTGGATTTGATTGAGTTCCTCGGTTCCAAACCGGCGCGTGGGCACAACTCGGGGGGACGGCAATGA
- a CDS encoding cytochrome c family protein yields MKLLGSQSLLSHIPYAAGGFVLFFVLGGAGFVGLQHAATPKQPIAFNHAKHVSNGVTCTDCHAGVQTQAKATLPSVDVCIGCHQVALTSSAEEERIRTVAAAGQELNWVQLTQTAPYVFFSHRRHVAVAHLPCAECHGPMEQATRPPERPFRVFNMAACISCHQQNRVNADCNDCHR; encoded by the coding sequence TTGAAGCTGCTCGGTTCGCAATCGCTGCTGAGCCATATCCCGTACGCGGCGGGAGGCTTTGTTCTGTTCTTCGTCCTGGGTGGAGCGGGCTTCGTTGGTTTACAACACGCGGCGACGCCCAAACAGCCGATCGCGTTTAACCACGCCAAGCACGTCAGCAATGGCGTGACTTGCACGGACTGCCACGCCGGCGTGCAAACACAGGCGAAGGCGACTCTTCCATCGGTTGACGTTTGCATCGGTTGCCACCAGGTAGCACTCACCTCCAGCGCGGAGGAAGAACGGATTCGTACTGTCGCGGCGGCCGGCCAGGAGTTGAACTGGGTGCAGTTGACGCAGACGGCTCCGTACGTTTTCTTCTCTCATCGCCGACATGTCGCTGTAGCACACCTGCCGTGCGCCGAATGTCACGGCCCCATGGAACAAGCAACCAGGCCGCCGGAGCGCCCGTTTCGCGTCTTCAATATGGCGGCCTGTATCAGTTGTCACCAGCAGAATCGAGTTAATGCGGACTGCAATGATTGCCATCGTTAA
- a CDS encoding cytochrome c: MTNNPRRRPAVWLAAAVIALTILAGVLAWQRKRMPQRSVSFLSGDPASGGMLFQSKRCLHCHAINGSGGKLAPDLGAGRNTSRANLGQLVTTMWNHAPEMWKRMQQENLRVSPMSQSEVSDLFAFLYLARYLDEAGDAAKGHKLFEAKGCIQCHAIRGEGGSVGPDLAKISGVDTPIQWAQTLWNHAPEMEKHFPATGMPWPRFDKSEMSDLLAYVREVSSSPRSEFRLLPADPVHGWQLFKTKSCIACHAVQGEGGHIGPDLGVGREAPMTMVEFAGAMWNHSPQMYREMNSRGIQRPTFNGQEMADLMAFFNSLRYFEPNGSVEAGRGVFGSRGCSRCHGANGQGTSLGPGLRGKRVNSVSLATALWRHGPEMYRRTQSLGIAWPKLNENDLGDLFAFLNSPPEEGRH; the protein is encoded by the coding sequence ATGACGAATAATCCTCGGCGGCGACCGGCAGTCTGGCTGGCAGCAGCGGTGATTGCGCTGACGATCCTTGCAGGCGTGCTGGCGTGGCAGCGGAAGCGCATGCCGCAGCGCAGCGTCAGCTTTCTTTCGGGCGATCCCGCATCGGGCGGGATGTTGTTCCAATCGAAGCGCTGCTTGCATTGTCACGCGATCAACGGGTCGGGTGGAAAGCTCGCGCCGGACCTTGGCGCAGGACGAAATACGTCACGGGCGAACCTGGGACAGTTGGTCACGACCATGTGGAACCACGCGCCCGAGATGTGGAAGCGCATGCAGCAGGAAAACCTGCGCGTTTCGCCCATGAGTCAGTCCGAGGTCAGCGACCTGTTCGCGTTTCTGTACCTGGCGCGCTACCTGGACGAGGCCGGCGACGCCGCCAAGGGCCACAAGCTGTTTGAAGCCAAGGGATGCATTCAGTGCCACGCCATACGCGGCGAGGGCGGCAGCGTGGGTCCGGATCTGGCGAAAATTTCAGGCGTAGATACTCCAATCCAGTGGGCACAGACACTGTGGAACCACGCTCCGGAGATGGAGAAGCACTTCCCCGCGACCGGAATGCCGTGGCCGCGATTTGACAAATCGGAAATGAGCGACCTGCTGGCCTACGTGCGTGAGGTTTCGAGTTCGCCGCGCTCGGAGTTCCGGTTGCTGCCCGCCGATCCTGTGCACGGCTGGCAACTCTTCAAAACGAAGTCCTGCATTGCGTGTCATGCGGTGCAGGGCGAGGGCGGCCACATAGGTCCTGACCTCGGAGTCGGGCGTGAGGCACCGATGACGATGGTGGAATTTGCGGGAGCGATGTGGAACCACTCTCCGCAGATGTACCGCGAAATGAACAGCCGTGGCATTCAGCGGCCAACGTTCAACGGGCAGGAGATGGCGGACCTGATGGCGTTCTTCAACAGCCTCCGCTACTTCGAACCGAATGGTTCGGTGGAGGCGGGCCGCGGGGTTTTCGGCTCGCGCGGCTGCAGCCGATGTCATGGAGCGAACGGACAGGGAACTTCGCTCGGGCCGGGACTGCGCGGCAAGCGAGTGAACTCGGTTTCGCTGGCGACGGCGCTCTGGCGGCACGGGCCGGAAATGTACCGGCGAACTCAGAGCCTCGGAATCGCGTGGCCCAAGTTGAATGAAAACGATCTCGGCGACCTGTTCGCCTTCCTGAATTCGCCTCCCGAGGAGGGCCGGCATTGA
- a CDS encoding sigma-54 dependent transcriptional regulator, with the protein MKPCIGKPGKILVVDDDASLAHTLRHFLEQEGYSVEVALSAAEALELQQSTRDLCLALVDLLMPISDGLTLMDRLRQHDPDLAVVIMTGFATIETAVESVKRGAEDYITKPLDPDTVRKKVGRLMEMMQLRTRVAELEANLQEHTTPFESLVFVSPMMQRVVEVARTAAQSEASVLLLGETGTGKEMVARAIHGASKRASAPFVAVNCGALPRELVESELFGFRRGAFTGAYADAPGLFVSGHHGTVFLDEVGEMPKDAQVKMLRVLQEKELRPVGSTKSVPVDVRIIAATNRPIGELRSECLREDLYFRIATVVIEIPPLRARPEDTLVLAQHFVRRLSERYDRDIVLSRGAMELLLEQSFPGNVRELENILEAVAAVSREDPQRVTDRDLAQLLRSSAVPEPRDRGLDQPLGLEQLEHMAIQRALRITHGNRRKAASLLGISRDTLYRKLREMEPEIDENAFKSNKSPRVREADTH; encoded by the coding sequence ATGAAACCTTGCATCGGCAAACCGGGCAAGATTCTCGTGGTTGATGACGACGCCAGCCTGGCCCATACTCTGCGGCACTTCCTGGAGCAGGAAGGATACTCTGTGGAGGTGGCGCTTTCGGCGGCCGAAGCGCTGGAACTGCAGCAGTCGACGCGCGATCTTTGCCTGGCGTTGGTGGATTTGCTGATGCCGATCAGCGACGGGTTGACGCTCATGGACCGATTGCGCCAGCACGATCCCGACCTGGCAGTGGTCATCATGACCGGATTCGCGACCATTGAGACGGCGGTCGAGTCGGTGAAGCGCGGCGCCGAGGATTACATCACCAAGCCGTTGGATCCGGATACGGTGCGGAAAAAAGTCGGGCGGCTGATGGAGATGATGCAGTTGCGGACCCGCGTGGCGGAGCTCGAGGCCAACCTGCAGGAGCACACAACCCCGTTTGAATCGCTGGTATTCGTGTCACCGATGATGCAGCGCGTGGTCGAAGTGGCGCGTACGGCGGCGCAGTCCGAAGCGTCGGTGCTGCTGCTGGGCGAAACCGGCACCGGCAAGGAGATGGTGGCGCGAGCTATCCATGGTGCAAGCAAGCGCGCATCGGCGCCGTTCGTCGCCGTTAATTGCGGCGCGCTGCCCAGGGAGCTGGTGGAGAGTGAGTTATTCGGCTTTCGGCGTGGCGCATTTACAGGCGCCTACGCCGATGCCCCCGGTTTGTTCGTCAGCGGCCATCACGGCACAGTGTTCCTCGACGAAGTAGGTGAAATGCCGAAGGACGCGCAGGTCAAGATGCTTCGCGTGCTGCAGGAGAAGGAACTACGTCCGGTGGGCAGCACGAAATCCGTGCCGGTGGATGTCCGGATCATCGCCGCGACCAACCGTCCGATCGGGGAACTGCGCTCCGAGTGCCTGCGCGAAGATCTGTATTTTCGGATTGCGACCGTGGTCATCGAAATTCCGCCGCTACGCGCGCGGCCCGAGGACACACTGGTGCTGGCCCAGCACTTCGTGCGCCGGCTGTCGGAACGGTATGACCGCGATATCGTGCTGAGCCGTGGCGCGATGGAGCTGCTGCTGGAGCAGTCGTTCCCTGGCAATGTGCGGGAATTAGAGAACATTCTGGAGGCAGTCGCGGCGGTGTCGCGCGAGGACCCGCAGCGAGTTACCGACAGGGACCTGGCGCAGCTGCTTCGTTCGTCGGCTGTTCCAGAGCCACGCGATCGAGGTCTGGACCAGCCGCTCGGCCTGGAACAACTGGAGCACATGGCCATCCAGCGCGCGCTGCGGATTACGCACGGTAATCGGCGCAAGGCGGCCTCGCTGCTGGGCATTTCGCGCGATACCTTGTATCGCAAGCTGCGCGAGATGGAGCCCGAAATCGACGAAAACGCTTTCAAGAGCAATAAATCGCCACGTGTACGAGAAGCGGACACTCACTGA
- a CDS encoding PAS domain S-box protein, giving the protein MGRPTRQRNWFWVTLTLSSITVIALVLAVWELLENRFFRNLDYVTLHYLYISRGIAVSLILAFWAAWFVLRERKEKEEHLRRSSERYRAILDGSPSAILLLDSALRISECNAAAERLYGYSKDELLDEVLPTVPEDCRAELATFMRQVESGQPVLDVETRRQTKSGSPLEVQVSLLPFRERANENYFLEITDDIRERVRLRQTLLQIEKLTTMGQMAAGTAHHLNTPLAAMLLRMRMMREGKFEGTLSADLERLETSMVFCQHFVQQLLRFSRSSPWQKQPESIAATLQAVASFLSPQLMAKRVRLTLDVDGVDGTRVLADRNQLEALFLILLSNAADAVGPEGKIRITCARTARDSVEVRVTDNGCGIDPETLPRIFEPFFTTKGPGVGTGLGLAIANNILQAHGGTVRLDSVPRQGTTAIVNLPVYSEAAVTGASG; this is encoded by the coding sequence ATGGGCCGTCCTACCCGGCAGCGCAATTGGTTCTGGGTAACGCTGACACTGTCCAGCATCACCGTCATCGCGCTCGTGCTGGCGGTCTGGGAACTCCTCGAGAACCGTTTCTTTCGAAATCTCGACTACGTTACGCTGCACTACCTCTACATCAGCCGCGGCATCGCCGTTTCACTCATCCTGGCGTTCTGGGCCGCATGGTTTGTCCTCCGAGAACGGAAGGAAAAAGAAGAACACTTGCGACGTTCCAGCGAGCGCTATCGCGCCATCCTGGATGGCTCGCCCAGTGCCATCCTGCTGTTGGACAGTGCATTGCGGATTTCGGAATGCAATGCGGCCGCGGAACGGCTGTATGGCTACTCCAAGGACGAACTGCTTGACGAAGTGCTGCCGACGGTGCCCGAAGATTGCAGGGCAGAGTTGGCGACGTTCATGCGGCAGGTGGAGAGCGGCCAACCGGTGCTCGACGTCGAAACGCGGCGGCAGACCAAGAGCGGCAGCCCGCTGGAGGTGCAAGTCAGCCTGCTGCCGTTCCGGGAACGAGCCAACGAGAACTACTTCCTTGAGATCACCGACGACATTCGAGAGCGCGTCCGCCTTCGCCAGACTCTCCTTCAGATCGAGAAACTCACGACCATGGGACAGATGGCGGCCGGCACCGCTCACCACCTGAATACGCCCTTGGCAGCCATGTTGCTCCGCATGCGAATGATGCGGGAGGGAAAGTTCGAAGGCACTCTAAGTGCGGACCTGGAGCGGCTGGAAACGAGCATGGTGTTTTGCCAGCACTTCGTCCAGCAGCTGCTGCGCTTCAGCCGCAGTTCGCCGTGGCAAAAGCAGCCGGAATCAATTGCGGCGACGCTGCAGGCGGTGGCGAGTTTTCTGTCGCCGCAACTGATGGCCAAGCGGGTGCGGCTGACGCTGGACGTGGACGGCGTGGACGGCACGCGCGTTCTGGCGGACCGCAATCAATTGGAGGCGCTGTTCCTCATCCTGCTGAGCAATGCGGCGGATGCCGTTGGCCCCGAGGGCAAAATCCGGATAACGTGCGCGCGGACCGCGCGCGATTCGGTCGAGGTGCGAGTCACCGACAATGGCTGCGGCATCGATCCCGAAACTCTGCCGCGCATCTTCGAACCGTTTTTTACCACCAAAGGGCCGGGCGTCGGCACCGGCCTGGGCCTGGCGATCGCCAACAACATCCTGCAGGCTCACGGAGGTACGGTGCGCCTCGATAGCGTCCCGCGCCAGGGGACCACGGCTATCGTGAATTTGCCCGTTTACAGCGAAGCAGCCGTAACTGGAGCCAGCGGATGA